A genomic segment from Sulfitobacter mediterraneus encodes:
- the arsC gene encoding arsenate reductase (glutaredoxin) (This arsenate reductase requires both glutathione and glutaredoxin to convert arsenate to arsenite, after which the efflux transporter formed by ArsA and ArsB can extrude the arsenite from the cell, providing resistance.): MITIWHNPRCSKSRQTLALIEEAGAEVAIRRYLDDAPTEAEIKAVRAALGTPPLIEMMRSGDKAFKDMGLGKESSDSELLSAMAAQPALIERPIVIKGDRAVIGRPPENVKTLL, encoded by the coding sequence ATGATCACCATTTGGCACAATCCGCGCTGCTCGAAATCGCGGCAAACGCTGGCCCTAATCGAAGAGGCGGGTGCAGAGGTTGCGATCCGCAGATACCTCGACGATGCCCCGACGGAGGCAGAGATCAAAGCTGTCCGAGCGGCGCTTGGCACGCCGCCACTGATCGAGATGATGCGCAGCGGGGACAAGGCCTTTAAGGATATGGGCCTTGGAAAGGAAAGCTCCGACTCGGAACTACTCAGCGCCATGGCAGCACAGCCTGCGTTGATCGAACGTCCGATTGTGATCAAGGGGGATCGGGCGGTCATAGGCCGACCACCAGAGAACGTCAAAACACTGCTTTAA
- a CDS encoding MATE family efflux transporter, which produces MTDPLQDADLSDRELGPKEAVTHRRVLHIALPIVLSNATVPILGAVDTGVVGQMGLAAPIGAVGLGAIILSALYWIFGFLRMGTVGLTAQAAGQGDQAEVAALLSRGLMIGGGAGAVLVALQLPLFWGAFRLAPGSAEVETLAHQYMAVRIWSAPAAISLYAITGWLIAQERTRAVLVLQLWMNGLNILLDLWFVLGLGWGVSGVAFATFIAEWSGAALGLWFCRGVFQSGAWRDRLQVFSRARWVRMMQLNVDILLRSLLLQAMFVTFLFVGAGFGDVTLAANQVLMQFLMITSYALDGFAFSAEAIVGQAFGAGRRGVLRRGAVLTSGWAFFICSLLMIGFWIAGPWLIDLMTTAPDVRMAAREFLPYVVLMPVLGCGAFMLDGIFIGATRSRDMRDMMLVSFVIYAAAALILVPWLGNHGLWVSILISFVARTATLAWRYPKLEAAV; this is translated from the coding sequence ATGACAGACCCGCTGCAAGATGCCGACCTGAGCGATAGGGAGCTTGGCCCGAAAGAGGCGGTGACTCACCGCCGTGTGTTGCATATTGCGCTGCCGATTGTGCTGTCCAATGCCACGGTGCCGATCCTTGGTGCGGTGGACACCGGTGTCGTGGGGCAGATGGGGCTGGCAGCCCCCATCGGCGCGGTAGGGCTGGGCGCGATCATCCTGTCGGCGCTTTACTGGATCTTCGGCTTTTTGCGCATGGGTACTGTTGGTCTGACCGCGCAGGCCGCAGGGCAGGGCGATCAGGCCGAGGTGGCTGCGCTGCTAAGTCGTGGCTTGATGATTGGTGGGGGGGCGGGTGCGGTTTTGGTGGCCCTGCAACTGCCGCTGTTCTGGGGCGCGTTTCGGCTCGCGCCGGGATCTGCAGAGGTCGAAACGCTGGCCCATCAATATATGGCGGTGCGTATCTGGTCTGCCCCGGCGGCGATATCCCTTTATGCAATCACCGGCTGGCTGATTGCGCAGGAACGCACCCGTGCGGTGCTGGTGCTGCAACTGTGGATGAACGGGCTGAATATCCTGCTGGATCTGTGGTTCGTGCTGGGTCTCGGCTGGGGCGTGAGCGGCGTGGCCTTCGCGACCTTTATCGCCGAATGGAGCGGTGCCGCGCTGGGGCTGTGGTTCTGTCGGGGCGTGTTCCAAAGCGGCGCATGGCGCGATCGGCTGCAGGTCTTTTCCCGCGCCAGATGGGTGCGGATGATGCAGCTGAATGTGGATATTCTGCTGCGGTCGCTGTTGCTTCAGGCGATGTTCGTGACCTTCCTGTTTGTCGGGGCGGGGTTTGGTGATGTCACATTGGCGGCCAATCAGGTGCTCATGCAGTTCTTGATGATCACCTCCTATGCCCTTGATGGATTTGCGTTTTCCGCCGAGGCGATCGTGGGTCAGGCCTTTGGCGCAGGGCGGCGCGGTGTGCTGCGGCGCGGGGCGGTGCTGACCTCTGGCTGGGCGTTTTTCATTTGCTCATTGTTGATGATCGGCTTTTGGATCGCGGGTCCGTGGTTGATCGATCTGATGACCACCGCGCCCGACGTGCGCATGGCCGCGCGGGAATTCCTGCCCTATGTGGTCTTGATGCCGGTGCTGGGCTGCGGGGCGTTCATGCTGGACGGGATCTTTATCGGAGCAACGCGGTCGCGCGACATGCGTGACATGATGCTTGTGTCATTCGTGATCTATGCAGCGGCGGCGTTGATCTTGGTGCCGTGGCTGGGCAATCACGGGCTTTGGGTGTCGATCTTGATTTCTTTCGTGGCGCGGACTGCAACCTTGGCGTGGCGATACCCGAAACTGGAAGCGGCAGTCTAG